One Vespula vulgaris chromosome 7, iyVesVulg1.1, whole genome shotgun sequence genomic window, ATAGGAGCTGCAGTTCCTTTGTACAATCGATGAAGAGCATCTATAGCTAGCATTGTAGGAATATTATGACGTTGACGTAAAGTCTCATATCTATTTAAGTATGTCATGTTACTAAGTACAGCACCATCTGTAACTGCTTCCGCAAGAACTTTTACTAAAACAATAATATCTCCAAAGCCTAAATTAACACCTTGACCAGCTAAAGGATGAACACGATGTGCTGCATCtctgaaatataattaaaaaactcCTTCAAAACTTATATTCAACAattgaatataatagaaaGGATTGAATAatgatttctatatttattaattttagtaCCCAACTAAAACTGTTCCAAGTGTAACATATGATGCAGAATGTCCAAATCCCAATGGAAAAGCTGCTCTTGAACCttctataatttttgatattgaTGGTGGTAACTGTCTTGATATTCCAGTTTGTAGAGATAACCCTTCGAGTAATTGATGTAAAGTTTTCATACCACTTTCTACAATACCATTTTTAGGATAGACTTTCCACAatgcattatttatattatcaacaAATTCTTCCTCTGGCACTTTTAAAAgcttttttgcttcttcagTTGTAAGAGACCATACTAATGAACTGAGCGTATTTGTTaactaaaatatttgtaagaatttttacatattgtaaaattatttaaattcgattgaaataaatttatagtaaTGATGTACCGGAAGTAAAGCCAATGGTCCAGTTGGAAGGAATCTTTGCCAAGCTACAATATTTTCTGTTGGTTCACTTAATTGTAATGTAGCAACAATTCCCATTTGATCGTATTTCCATTGTATATATTGAACATTCATTGCTTGACGTATTTTAGAATTAACTCCATCTGCTCCTATCtgtcattttaataaaagtatataattacatatgcaatatatatataaaaactgcTACTAAGCTATTCTAAAAGGTGGGAGCAATATTATAGACTTTGTTCTACTATGTCTTGAAATAACTTCTTTAGTCCTATTCCACACACCAGCAAGCATACTTCAAGAGATTTTCttgctttgaaaatattaaaaaattgcacATCAAAACTAGtaatgattatattaaaaagtttttaaatatatatatacttctcatttaaatataactatTATGTGAAgtgattaaaatttatatattaagattaaaacaaatatctatattaGGAAAATTGGTAATATatagttaatatattataaactcatatacatacataaaataaaaaataaaaaatttgttactgatcatgaaaaaaaaataataagataattcTTAAATCAATTATGAAatcaattaatgaaatttgattttagaaaatgaaatttgactttacttataaaaaactaattatatttgtaaaacaaacatttaatattttactgtATATCTATAacctttaatattttatttaatatttcatttttgagCTAAGAAGAGAATGTGTGTTTATATGAGTATTTCCTCAAAGGATGTAGTTATCAGttgttatatatagaaatatatttcttaaacatgatatcattttatatggGCAGGATTTTCTGTTACGTTGACAGTAAAAAAGAATGGTgtataaaaagttatataaatttatctttagaGTTGGTGAACAGTGTTAGAACAGTGAACAGTGAGAGCTAAATATATGCCAGCTCTGTTTTATAAACATCAAGAGTATACGTGGACATTCTCTAAAGTATACAGAGAACAGGAATAGTTTCTAAGTGGTAATATACAAGAGCAATGTGAATAGAATAAAACATTTGTAGTTATTACTTACTTACtacaaaaaagtattaatattttagtaattacaatattttacattttatatacaaattttatatgaattaattttaattatgtgACATTGaagtatttaatttatctttcagTCATATTCAGATAAAAGtgaatgaagaaatatatgtaactaTGTCTATCCTTAACAAAAAACTCTTTGAAAGACTGTCTCATCGTGGTGGTTCACAAGAGGAATCAAGAAGAAGTAATATAGACTCAACACCATCTATTATTGTCAATTATGAggtcaaataataatttaaatatttttactatttcgtttattaaatttcaagattaaattttttaaatattatgttatgtTTAGAACAATGAAGAAGATATATGGATGgatgaaatagataaaaaaagtatctCTTCTGAAGAAACATCAGAAGCTATAATGTGTCATATTCGTCAACGGCCAATGAATCAACAACAATTATGGACTAAAGAAGAAATCACTTTAGCACTATCTAATCTTCCAGCAGGAGAAGCAGCTTTTGCTACAATACCTACATTACATGGCAACATTTTAGAAAAAACATTAGAGGAATTACAAAATTTGCATCTTAGAGAACCACAAACAATTTACAGAAAGACATGTACTTTCACAAATGGGTATgctttaaaacaaataatagtTTTGCAAAATTGGTTTGGatttaatttaacttaatttttacaattcaCATAATTTATGTTTTAAATTAGATGTGTAAAGAAAACTATTTTAGTATCCGAAAATAATATAGCAACAAGAGCAACACCTACAGAATTGTTAGTAAAGTGGCCAGAGACATGTCTTCTTGTTGCATGTTGGCTTGGTCATTTTGAAATAGTAAAAGTGCTATTAGAAAAGAATGTAAACATCTTTTGTAAAGATGAAAATGGAAGGTTtgtcataaatttataatcctataatttttaatttggtgcatttcaattaaatattgtaaaatactGTAAATGAGTATTATAATTACAGAACTCCAGTACATTTAGCAGCTTGTGCTGCAATTGTAAAGATACTAGAAGAGTTATTATCATATGGAGCAGATCCTTGTGAATgggattttaataaaaaatgtacacCTTTACATTGTGCTGCTGCAGTTGGAAATGTTGCTTGcataaaatctttaataaagGCAAAAGCAGATGTAAATGCTGGATTTCCAGGGAAAACTCCCCTTCACTATGCAGTATTAAGTAATGCGGTAGATAGTGCTGAAGTTCTGCTACAGGCAGGCGCGCATCCTAATAATCCACAAGTACTTAATAAgatgaaatatatgaaattattaattttaatggtacaaaatgtaattattgCACTCAAATAGGTTTATACTGAAACACCATTGCATGTAGCAGCTAGTCTTGGATCTGTTCCTTGCATGAAACTTTTATTAAGTCATGGTGCTGATGTAAGAGTTCAGCTTGGCACTGCTAGATCAACACCACTTCATTTAGCAGCTGAAGAAGGTAGTGCAGAATGTACAAAATTGCTAGTGGATGCTGGTGCTTCATGTGAAGCTAAAAATTTTAAAGGCCAAACAGCAATGCATTTAGCTGCATTAGCTCAATCTTTAGAAACTTTGGAAGTACTTATTAATGCTGGTGCAAAAGCAAATGTCGAAGATATCGATGGAAGAACACCGTTACACGCGGCAGTAGCAAAATCATTAAGAGCGAATGAATTAGTGAAGACTTTAATAcaggtttatatatatgagaatatagaaaatacttaagaattatatctacaattttaatttcttttttttttttttaataggcTGGAGCATCAGTTAATAAACCTGATAAATTCGGTTATACTCCATTGCATATAGCAgcattaaatgaaaattcatcTACAGTAATGATGTTACTATCAAAAGGTGCAGACATTACAGTCAGGACTAAAGGTGGTATTTCAGCATTAAGTTTTATTATTCGCAGAACACCAGATATCTTACCACGTTTTGTTACAAGATTGGATCAAGCTATATCCTTATATGATCATGAATTAGGAGATGTTGATTGTGAATTGAGATTAGATTTTAGACCCTTAGTACCAGgtggaaaaggagaaacagaTTTAATGCTCTGTTTAATAGAAGTTGGTCAAGGTCATATTTTAAAGCACCCATTATGTGAAAGTTTTCTTTACTTGAAATGGTTAAGAATACGTAAATTTTTCCTAATTAGTTTAGTTTTCCATTCTATCTTTGTTATACTTTTTACAGGTTATATTGCTGTTACATATCTATGGAGTATTGATCATcttagtaaaatattattttggcCAATATTGAGttatacatgtatacttaTCACTAAAGAATTGTTTCAAATTGCTCATGATGTATGTTCTTATGTTAAACGTTGGGAAAACTGGTTACAATGGTGTGTAATTTTAACATCATGTTTAGTTTTGATTAATCCAATTAATAATTGGCAACATCATATTGCAGCTTTaggaattttattaatctGGATAGAATTAATGATAGTTGTGGGAAGATTTCCAATGTTTGGGCTTTACATTCAAATGTTTACTCAAGtggcaataaatttttttaaatttcttggAGCTTATATCTGTCTTATAATAGGATTCTCTTTGGGATTTTGcgttttacataaaaattataaatcttttgCAAATCCATTAGTAGGTCTACTAAAAACGATTATAATGATGTCTGGGGAATTAGAATTTGAAgatgtatattttaatgacaATACTAAAGTTTTATATGCTGGTACATCACATTTGATGCTTTTAAGTTTTGTTATTTTAGTGACTGTAATTTTAACAAATCTAATGGTTGGTCTTGCTGTATCAGACATACAAGAATTAAGAAGATGTGCTGGACTTGATAGATTAGTACGCAGAGCAGAACTTGTATCATATTTAGAGGGAATGTTATTCTCTAAACTATTAGATTATGCaccaaaaaatataatgagaaCATGTAGACGTGGAGCTATGCTTTTGCACCCTCCATATCATTGTGCAATTCAGATTCGTCCAAATGATCCAAGAGAAAAACGTTTACCTAGGGACTTAGTAAAAGCTATATATCGTTTAGTATGTGAGCGGAAAGTTCGAAATACAACTGGTAGGAGTACATTTATGCAAAGTGTAAGTGTATTAGAAtctgattatataaaattaaatcgactTCATAGTACTAACTCATCGATTGAATATAATCAACAGCAACTAAATGAATTAGTAACTGAATTAAAAAGATGTTCATATAACATTACAACACATTTAGATAGTATCAAAAATAGAGTAGAAAATATTGCTAAAGAATTAGATGTGCCAATAacttgttaaataatataataaaattatgataaaatttattttttatatcaattactTTCAATAAACtaactaaaaaaataagaaactaaaaaaatgcatttaaatatatctatcacttaccaataattttgttttatattgttttccattttctagttgtattttaacattttctccTATTATCTCTGGCAACATTAAATTTGTAACTTTTGCATTATAGACAACATTAACATTTGATTTTTCACATAATTGTGTATTTACTGCATGGAGAAGTAAGTCATTTTCTACTATGTACGCCAGCTCTTTAGATAAATAATCCTCATTAAAAGTTATCATAGCATCAGAACATGCATCCCATACCTACTGATGatattatacattacataagatttatatgtaaacattatattttagattaaataaaatgattataaaaagatatacaaaaaaaatttcctaaTAAGCACATTACCTAACTAGGAAAGGAAATATAGTAGTACCTGCATCATTTTCACAGAGCAACATCTTACAGCTTCTATATGTTGCCATGCTCCTATGCTGGATAACAAAGTACGAGTTTGTTGATTTAAAGCAACTACACGATTTGAATACTGCTCTTGTGGTACAtattcatgtttatttccacCTTCTAGTAGCAATACTCTTTTTGATTCTAGCCATCTATTATTAGCTTTAAGTAtgatttatatcattattatggATGATACAAGttattttagataaaattattttttgatatacatataatgaattttttatagtcATCTTcctattctaaaaatataatgtctatcaattaatacaaatgaaaaatacaacTAACCTATCGCACAAGCCAATGTTGTTCCTACCATACCACCTCctgcaataataatatcataacaTTCTTCACTATTTTTGTCATcagaataatttcttcttacaCAGGTAATACTATTTGGTATAATACATTTACACTGTTgtgtaaatgaaattaataatctacGATACGATGTCCCCGTTCTGACAAGAGTCGCCATTTTGCACAGTAGTCAGTGTGCTTTGTAAACAAATAATTGAATCGagaattcttattttatcaatcatacatttgaaaaatattgatacatatatcaattatattttacaactttgtttttaagattttgtattttcattttcttttgatttaaattgaaaaaaaaagaaaactatttaaatgattttgtatattcatatatttctttatttctttatttctcgcGCCAAAACATTCCTTTTCAAAAAAGTTATTATGCTTACAAGAAacttaaagaaaatgaatttattgatCGATCAGCAATTTTCAAAGTATAAATATCTCAATAAGATAGTATATTgtattagaaaaacaaaatataaaagtaaaattttactAATTGTAAATGATATTgtattagaaaaacaaaatataaaaataaagttttgcTAATTGTAAGTGATATGACTtgagttatatattttaaaataaattaggaCATTCGAATGGTTGTCATCGCGACGATAGTAAGTACaacaaagggaaaagaaaatagtaaatgTCGATGAAAATCGTGAAGAATGTTTTGAGAGAagataatgattataaataaatatttagattGAATTCTCGCATTGCTTTTTTATGATTCTGTTTCTCGGAAGTTATAAGTTTAGAAATGCATTTCGATTTCACCATGGCGACGAATACATCGATGAGGTTACCATTGATCTTCCAAATGCAAATAGATAGAATATATACTATGGAACAAGAGCAAGGTATGTATAAaactatttcaattattattttttattattgaaattaatcgaatttgtgtatatatttgtattacaaGATCCATTAAAAAggttctttaataatttaattaacatataattaacgtataataattaacgtataataatttacgtataatattatctttgtCATACAGAATCATAAAACAaaactttaatatatttacaagagtctaaaaaaatacatttttttaattacaggagatcgaaataaaatttgttaatgtGTACGTCCTACATCTTTGATATTGTACGTATGATTAAGTTGTAATAAAACGATCTAatcaacatttctttttagatttcGAACTATGTTATAATAGTGACAATAACGGATTGTTAAtcttattattacgattttaatattttcgtttagTAACGAAATTAAACATATTTTGacttttcattttgattatGTCAGTATTtaactatttatttaaaatactaaaTCGTAGGAGCAAGAATATGGCAGAGCATAGAGGAACATCGTTCTATAATTCTTGCGTGAAAGTACCCATAGATCCATGTAGTAGACAACCGACTCCTTCTTACGAACGTCCACGATCTATCAAAAGCGAAAAACAAAGTGTTACggacaaaggaagaaaaataaattttgctgCGAATGATTTGCCAAAAACAGAGTCGGAATTGTCGAGTCCTCGAGAAAATTTAGAAGGTTTCCTTGAATTTTTGGAGAGTATACCAGATTACAAACAAATACATCACCTGTCTAACGAACAGTTTCGACAAAAGGTAGAATATCTGAAAAGGAAACAACGACTTTAtttgaagaatttaaaaaatatcttcgacgAACCTGAGAAAGATACGACAAGAATTTCATCGAGAAGTAATGGTAATACGAAAATTATGCAAGATGATTTCAACGAATTAAGATTGAATggtaaaaaatgttatatcgaGGAATCGAGAACGAACAGTCCTATACTTTATCCATCCGGTAATTTTTCTGGACTTATGGAAGATCAAGATCTTCTGACATATAggtatgaaaaattataatgtcggattttattcaatttcaaaTTAGTCATTGTCGTGACgaatatatcaattttctcttttcctctttataaTAGATTTAAGGATAAAGAAGCCAAAAGTATACGTAACAAAGAAATACATACTGCCAATAAAGGCTGGAGTACATGGAGTGAATCAAAAAGCAATGAAAGTTTAAATAGCGATTCGGAAGATAGCGAGGAGACAAAGAGTCTGCCAGCTAGTGGTTCAAAGGAATGGCATCCGACTGTGCCTAAACCGTTTAGCTTCACTCTTAGGTATAACATTCTTACTCGAAATGTACCTGTTTTGTATTtgggaaaaaggaaattgaaaTAAGAATGGCATAGgactaaattattatttcagagAAGAAGCGGAAAAGTATATGACATTGACGGAAATGGAAGCGAATGAAGATTCAAAGAAGGAAAGCAATAAGAAAGGTCCTTCTAAGAAACGTCGCGTCAGACCAATTCCTCTTACCTCTAAAATACCACTTTATGACAAATTACttgcagaaaaagaagaaaggtacgttttattgtaatattataataagtaaataatttatttcctgtttttatatcttatataacaAAGAAGTCGCATAGTCCGCGAAGAGAGTGCATTGAACTTATTGTCTCAAGTGCGTCCTTTCAAGCTCGAATGTGACCGAAGAGCGTGGAGATCTTTAACACGATCAAGTCCAGATATATGTGGCAAAAAATCTCGCTCAACTTCAAGATTCAAGGCAAAACCTGTACCTAAAAACCTGTTCGGTACAGAGGTGTATGACCGAATGCTTGAAGATGAATATTATaggttaatattttattttattttattataatatatttattaacattttattgttCGATTTAAATGCGATTAAaacaattgatttattattaagtaatataatttctactTCATTTaggaaattattatacaaatgaaCGAATCATCGAACTTATTAGCACTTTTTTTTCAgagaattaacaaaaaaagtgAGGGCATCCGAATTAATGAGATCTTCCTCATTGCCACCTTCCATGGCGAGACGAGAGCGTGTCAAATCTGCATGTGctcatttacaaaatttttctaatgattCGACAAGGGAAACGATTGTTCAAAGTAGAGAATCTTCGCGACTATCAAATCTTACAACAATGACATCAGAGAGATCCAGATCTGCATTGACTAATTTACCAACACGAGGCAACAACTTAGCAGCTGTTCTTAGATGTCAAGCGTCAcggtattttattttttaaaaattgattcaCGATTTTTTAGGCAttgattttgtataaattattaataaacgaagcatatcaatttcaatcgaataatTCAAGTCAGTAGGATTAACATtatgtttttgttattttagaGAAAAGTTAGAACGAGAGATAAGAGAACGAATGGAAGAGAAACGTCGGGAGCAAGctgttaaattaaaagaaaatcttattgGTCGTAAACCCGCGTGGAGAGCACTGAGATCTGCAGCGAGGTATCAAAGTTTGCTGCATTGAAAGTTCTTTCAAACGAATTTCTAtggatattttattgtaaaaatttggaaaaactAAACGTTCTTATATCTACACAAGTAGATTTGGTTTGCCGTTGAAAGGATATAGAAGTTAACGTTAAActtataagataaaataatatttaaaaaatgtaggCACGATCACGAAAGAGATTTGGATATTCGAACATCCTTGCGTCGTAACGAAGCTCGAGAACAAGCGGAACGTCATCGCCTTCAAATGGAAATGATGTTGGATCGTGTAACACAGATACCAACTCTTTTCGAACGACATTCTCAGGTAAAGACATAACGATAATTCATtaggaataaaatattaaaaatattcgaaaccGGTAAGTTTATTTAGAGTTTCCAGTCTTTGTCAAAGCTGCAGTCAAAAAATTATGCAACGAATatgcaaagaaagaaacacaaGAGGATaccaaaaagagataattcCAGTGGCACAGATTCGTACGTAAGTTATTGCAGTAATTCAAGGCCAAATTCGGGATCGCTTACTAGTTCCTCTACTATCCTGGCATCTTCGAGTCAATCATCGAAGTCGTCGGAATCCAAAGAATCTGAAAAATCACTCGAAAAATCTGAAAATTCTGGTcctaagaaaaaaggagatcgCGGACCACTTAAAGTATCTATCAAAGAAACGGCAGAGTTAATTGAAGATAAATTATCTAGCGAACATTACAGCGAGGATCGCGATGAAGATATATTACGAAGTGATCATGATATTccggaaaaataaatatatgagataacgatttaataattactttacatttattagtaaataaaaatgttttataagaTAAGCGTAATAGTAATAGATAAATGCATTTATTATGGCTATTTACTTTATGTAATCCTTATTTAGATGCAACAAGATCAGTcgtagttatttttttatataaaacagaaaaaacgaatttcgttttaatttttgcattcATTATGTAATCCGATCGTCTTTATCCTACAAACtgtaatttattacaatacaTGCAATAAATAATGAACTACGTTTCATACATTTCTaatgatatagatatacatagaaaCTAAATTTGTATacactataaaaaataaatatgtttaaatattaatgtttgtATGAAGTGTTAATGTATCAAACAATACGTCGAAGTAAATGCGTAGgcattgtaattaaaatatttttttttctttttctttcttttttttttttttttggagggACAAAGACATATGTTcttcatatagatatatatttctcggtacgagatttataaattgaatagaaaattaaaaataattaattaaataggaataatttcttctaatttacTGTAACAATACCAGTGTTACcactacaaaaaaaatttaataaaaaagtacaaaatgaTATGCAACAGATTAAATTAATCCCTTAGAGTATTTAAAATCCAATCCATGTAATATCGAACATTAGTATATACGCCTGGGAAACCTTCTGTACCGCAGTTTCTTAATCCGAAACTGACAATTCCATATTGAATGAATCGAGcgttattgttatataatccAGGCGCTTGAAGAGGTCCACCACTATCTCCGAGACAAGAatccatatttctttttccaccaGCGCATAATTGCTTATACCAAATTTCAGCTTTACTCTTATAAACCTCTTTGCATTCTTCAGTGGCTACCGGTGTCAGACCAACCTGCAATAGATCTTTACTTCGTGTGCCAAGTTCTGTTGCACCCCAGCCTGTGACGATGAACttttgatcgaaaaaaaaaaaagaaaaagaaaaatatatcattaaattaatCACGAAACGTTTACTCAATTAACGTTTTactcattaattttaaactATTTAGATCTTTCTAATGTAAATCAGCTATGAAGTTGATTAACTTTATGACGCCAAGTACCATATCAAAGtacaatataaatgtattaaaaattataataacaactTAGGTATTATTTTACCTTTCTCGGAGGTGTTATAGAACTTTTGATTGGTAAACAGATCGGTTTAACATTTCTAGGTCTGAAATCAGCATCGCCGTTCAATCGTATCAGGGCGATATCATTTTGAAGTTTCGTTTTCGTGTATCCCGGATGAACGTATGTATTTTCAATATCATAATCTTGATACCTTTCCGCACAAGCAACTTCGATCCCACTTTCATCTTTATCACAGTCACGTTCCGTACTAAGGTCATGTTCCCCTATCCTCACGCCTATCAGTTTTAATtctagaaaaatatcgaataaatcctTAAAACTATagtcataaaaaataaattcttcgtAATAATCTAATATACTTTATAGATTACGATTGagtatatcataataatagcgattattaaaataaggaTTTTACCATCAGGTAAAGAGCTAACACAATGGCCAGCTGTAAGGATATATCGTTTAGTAATCAAGGAACCACCGCATCGAAATTCCGGATTTGATCTCCCTGTGGAATAAGCTAGAAGAGCCATCCACGGATAATCAAAGACACCAGTTTTGTCGCCACCAATGATTTTACTTTTAGTTAAAGGACCACAAATATCATGGTTTAAGATTCGTAAATTTGGATGGTTCGATACATCTGGAAGATCGGAAACATCTAGGAGATCAACTGGATTTGTGGAAGTATCTGTTAGAACCTAAAACGGagtttataacatttatacgtggtttttattttatcgatcgtcttTAAATAAGTTAGATCGCTGATAAAttagatattagaaaaaatattgtgaattagatattttttaaacagaaTATAGAACTAGTTAGATcttcatatttaaatttttatttctacgatattcgatatttcttttatttttaaagaacatCTAATGTCTTAAACAAAGAAGATGGTAACGAGGTAATCTCGTAGATATCATGATTAAGCATATGAAACGCGTACTGCGCACGTGACTGGTTAGATGATGGATTAAAGTAGTCTATTGGTCGTTCATGGTCGCATTAAGATCTTATGATAGTTTCACGGAATGTTGTTACAAATAGACTCTGATTTTTAGTCGAGGAAATTTCCGGTAGAAAGTGATACGTCATAAGGAAAGTGATACGTTGTACGGAAATTGTATGTAACTATAAGAGAAACAGTCATTATCGTAACTAAAATATCTAACAATCATAAAAGGAAATGTTTCCTTGATTCATCAAATAATCGTATCTCTTCTCGCAGTAATATCTCATGACTTCCTCAATGAATCTTCAAGGAAATTGAGGATAAAGAAATACTGTTAATTGAGGAACTTCCTTGTAtcataataaaacatttcatattatttacttcgtagaaaagaaaacaaaaatatcaatcCTTGTAAAGTTTTATCTTATTTcggtaaaattaaatttgcaaaaattt contains:
- the LOC127065013 gene encoding ubiquinone biosynthesis monooxygenase COQ6, mitochondrial; its protein translation is MATLVRTGTSYRRLLISFTQQCKCIIPNSITCVRRNYSDDKNSEECYDIIIAGGGMVGTTLACAIANNRWLESKRVLLLEGGNKHEYVPQEQYSNRVVALNQQTRTLLSSIGAWQHIEAVRCCSVKMMQVWDACSDAMITFNEDYLSKELAYIVENDLLLHAVNTQLCEKSNVNVVYNAKVTNLMLPEIIGENVKIQLENGKQYKTKLLIGADGVNSKIRQAMNVQYIQWKYDQMGIVATLQLSEPTENIVAWQRFLPTGPLALLPLTNTLSSLVWSLTTEEAKKLLKVPEEEFVDNINNALWKVYPKNGIVESGMKTLHQLLEGLSLQTGISRQLPPSISKIIEGSRAAFPLGFGHSASYVTLGTVLVGDAAHRVHPLAGQGVNLGFGDIIVLVKVLAEAVTDGAVLSNMTYLNRYETLRQRHNIPTMLAIDALHRLYKGTAAPIILARSLGLQLTNAIPILKKTLIQHASNQNTC
- the LOC127065006 gene encoding transient receptor potential channel pyrexia-like, translated to MSILNKKLFERLSHRGGSQEESRRSNIDSTPSIIVNYENNEEDIWMDEIDKKSISSEETSEAIMCHIRQRPMNQQQLWTKEEITLALSNLPAGEAAFATIPTLHGNILEKTLEELQNLHLREPQTIYRKTCTFTNGCVKKTILVSENNIATRATPTELLVKWPETCLLVACWLGHFEIVKVLLEKNVNIFCKDENGRTPVHLAACAAIVKILEELLSYGADPCEWDFNKKCTPLHCAAAVGNVACIKSLIKAKADVNAGFPGKTPLHYAVLSNAVDSAEVLLQAGAHPNNPQVYTETPLHVAASLGSVPCMKLLLSHGADVRVQLGTARSTPLHLAAEEGSAECTKLLVDAGASCEAKNFKGQTAMHLAALAQSLETLEVLINAGAKANVEDIDGRTPLHAAVAKSLRANELVKTLIQAGASVNKPDKFGYTPLHIAALNENSSTVMMLLSKGADITVRTKGGISALSFIIRRTPDILPRFVTRLDQAISLYDHELGDVDCELRLDFRPLVPGGKGETDLMLCLIEVGQGHILKHPLCESFLYLKWLRIRKFFLISLVFHSIFVILFTGYIAVTYLWSIDHLSKILFWPILSYTCILITKELFQIAHDVCSYVKRWENWLQWCVILTSCLVLINPINNWQHHIAALGILLIWIELMIVVGRFPMFGLYIQMFTQVAINFFKFLGAYICLIIGFSLGFCVLHKNYKSFANPLVGLLKTIIMMSGELEFEDVYFNDNTKVLYAGTSHLMLLSFVILVTVILTNLMVGLAVSDIQELRRCAGLDRLVRRAELVSYLEGMLFSKLLDYAPKNIMRTCRRGAMLLHPPYHCAIQIRPNDPREKRLPRDLVKAIYRLVCERKVRNTTGRSTFMQSVSVLESDYIKLNRLHSTNSSIEYNQQQLNELVTELKRCSYNITTHLDSIKNRVENIAKELDVPITC